Below is a genomic region from Citrobacter europaeus.
GCGCTGTGTCCTCCGCTGGAGAAACAGCTGGCGATGCGCTGGCGAATGGGCGTGCGTAACAGTGCGCACACGCTGGCTAAATTAGCCACGCCGTTTGCTGAAGATGCCGCGCTGCGTCTTTCCAGCGTGTCCCACCCGGAATACGTTTCGCGCGTGGCGAAGTTCTTCGGCGATATCGGTGGGCGTGGCCTGTTGATGCACGGTACCGAGGGCGAAGTGTATGCCAACCCGCAGCGCTGCCCGCAGATAAGTCTGATAGATTCATCCGGTGTGCGAGTGTTACAGGACCGACAGAGCGAGATGCCTGATGAGCCGGTACCGCTACCGGTAGCAAAAGACCCGGAAACCACCGCGCGCTGGATTGAGCGTTGTCTGGCGGGCAGTGAGCCTGTTCCGGCATCGTTGAAAATCCAGATGGCCTGCTGCCTGGTGGCAACCGGTGAATCCGCCTCACTGGCTGAAGGACTTGCCCGCGTCGAGCAAAGTTTCTAATTAATTTGTTATCCCGACGGGCCATTTACCAGGCCTGTCGGTTCTCTCATTTCAGCAACGTGAAATTTCTGCACGTTTATTGACCTCCGGAGCGCCGTGGCGCAGCATAGTTTGTTGAAAAATAAGAAACACAACAAACACGCGACACAACAGGAGATAACAATGAACAGTGGACATCGCTTCCATGTGCCAACGCTGCACGCCTTTATCCAGGCCGTTTTTCATCAGATGGGAAGCAATGAGCAGGAGGCGAGGCTGGTGGCAGATCATCTGATAGCCTCTAACCTTGCTGGTCACGACTCCCACGGCATCGGCATGATCCCAAGCTATATTCGCTCATTCTCACAAGGGTACCTGCAGATCAACCGTCATGCCAAAGTGGTCAAAGATGCGGGAGCGGTGATAACGTTTGACGGCGACTGTGCGTTTGGTCAGGTGGCGGCGCACGAGGCAATCACGCATGGAATCGAAAAAGCGCGCCAGTACGGTATCGCCGCCGTGGCATTACATAATTCGCACCATATCGGACGCATTGGCTACTGGGCGGAACAATGTGCGGCGGCAGGTTTTGTTTCGGTGCACTTTGTGAATGTGGTAGGTATCCCGATGGTCGCACCGTTTCATGGCCGCGATAGCCGTTTTGGCACCAATCCCTTCTGCGTTGTGTTCCCGCGTAAAAATACTTTCCCGTTGTTGTTGGACTATGCGACCAGCGCCATCGCGTTTGGCAAAACCCGTGTGGCATGGCATAAGGGCGAACCGGTGGCACCTGGATGCCTGATTGACGCAAATGGAGTGCCTACGACCGATCCTGCCGTAATGCAGGTTTCTCCGCTGGGGTCGTTACTGACATTCGCCCAACATAAGGGTTATGCGCTGGCGGCGATGTGCGAAATTATGGGCGGGGCGCTTTCTGGCGGTAAAACAACACATGAAGAAAGCCTGCAGACCAGCGCGGATGCCATCATTAACTGCATGACGACCATCATTATAAATCCTCAACTGTTCGGCGCGCCGGACTGTGATAACCAGGTTGCGGCATTTGCTGAGTGGGTGAAAGCGTCTCCGCATGCTGAAGGTGCCCCGATCCTGTTACCAGGGGAGTGGGAGGTGAATACGCGTGAGGAACGGCTGGCGCAAGGTATTCCGCTGGATGCCGGGAGCTGGAAAGCGATTTGCGAGGCGGCGCTGCAAATAGGGATGCCAGACGTCGTGTTACAGGAGTTCCGTCAACGTCTGGAACACTAAGCAAAAAAAAGCCCGTCCAGTGGCGGACGGGCAAACAAAGGGTAACAAACAGGGTCAATGAGGGTTGGAGCATTGGGTCGTACAGGTAATTTCTCGGTTATTTATAGATAACCGCGGTGCCGCTCATTTTATCTTTGCCGATAGCGGAAGTGATGCTGTATCCCGTTGCGCCAGCAGCATTTGCTTTCTCAGCGAGTTTGGCTTCCAGGCCGTCCAGCGTAGTGGCGCCGTCAGCAGATACCACACCAATTTTGTTCATGTTTTGTGCCTGAGTAGAGGAAACCGGCTCGGCAGCGAAAACGCCAAATGACAGGGTAGACAGAGCGATGGCGGCAACAGCAAATTTGATATTTTTCATGATTAATTTCTCGCAGGGTTGTTCTGTTAGTCAGTGTTCTTTAAGAAGACGTTGTTTCGTCGATGTGAGAAGTATCACGTTTTTTTATGCGAGATAAAATCGAATAGAATTGACGGCATCAATCAAAAAAATTGAATGACAAATAACTTATTGAATATTAATAAATTCGAAAGAGGGATTTACAGTTCTTGTCATTGCGCTTTACAGAGACACCGACAACGGCACATTTTGCTACACAGAGTGCAAAAAAGCGTGCTCGTAAAGGAAATTGTATACGCTAAAGCTTTTGGTAAAGATAAGTCAGCGTAGCTGGCTGTCTTTTGAACCTCTGCGATTATATCCTGAAAATGCCGCACTATGTGAATCTTTATCCTGTTGGCAAGTGATGCACAAGCGTACGCCTGGCACGGCCTCACGTCTGGCCTGAGGGATAGGATTGCCACATTCTTCGCATTCATACAGACTTTCCCCCGTCGGTAATTCACCGCGGGCGCGGGCTACAGCATCTTCAATAGTATTGTTGATCTGTTTGTTAACCGCGTCATCATTTGCCCATCCGGATGCCATGCTTACCTCCTGCTGATGTCTACAGAATAAGTATAGCGAATGTGATGGCTGAAAAACGACCACGCGTTACCACTATCAGATTTCAGACCATTCGCGCAGCAGGTTATGGTAGAGATTGAGAAGCGAGAGGATCTCGCTACTCTCCCCATGACGTGTTTTCAGGGACTGGATGTTTTTATCCAGTTCAAAAAGCATGGCGCGATTTTTGTCGTCACGGATCATCGACTGGATCCACATAAATGACGCCACACGAACGCCTTGGGTCACCGGCGTGACGCAGTGCAGGCTGCTGGAAGGGTAAAGCACCAGATCGCCCGCCGGCAGCTTTACCGCATGCTGGCCGTAGGTATCATTGACCAACAACTCTCCTCCTTCATAATCATCAGGATTACTCAGGAATAAGGTGGCGGAAAGATCTGTGCGCATCCAGCCGTTTTCCGGATGGCTACGCACCGCGCCGTCAACGTGAAAACCGTAAGTCTCGTTGTCCTGGTAGCGATTAAACAGCGGTGTGGAGAGTGTTTTCGGTAATGCTGCGGCGAAGAATAGTGCGCTGCTATTCACCGCAGTTTGTACCGCCTGTTGTAAAACGCCATAACGCGCACTTTGCGTATCCACCTGCTGGTTGTTTTTAACCTGTGCGCCCTGAGCGCCGGTGGTTGCACGGCCATCAACCCAGTCGGCAGCGTCCAACTGTTCGCGAAACCAGGCAACATCCTGCGCTGTCAGAACGCCGGGAATGTGGTACATCATCAGTGTTTCTCCTGAAAGTGGGGCTGACGCCCCACGTAAAAGATCAGAAATGCATATTTGCAGTGAGCAGGAAGGTTCTTGGCTCGCCCGGATGGTAACGGTATCCACTCTTGTTAATGGAGGATACGTAATCGGTGTCGAACAGGTTATAGACGTTTAGCTGGAAATCGAGATTGCGATTCACGCGATAGCCCAGTTTGGCGTCGGCGACCCAGTAACCTTCAGTGTAGGATGGCGTACCGACCGCACCGTCGGAACCGCGATGCATGCTGCCCACGTAACGAGCGCCCGCGCCAACAGAGATATCATCGGTAGCCTGATACTGGTTCCACAGCGTGAACGCATGTTCAGGCGTATACGGCAGGGATGAAGACCCATCCTGAGCAACGTTTTTACCATTGTGGATGGTAGCGCGTTGCTGGGTGTAGCCACCAATAACCTGCCATGCGGGGGTGATGTTGCCTGCTACCGAGAGCTCGTAGCCTTCAACGCGTTTCTCTCCGTACTGGGAATATGTTCCGTCGTCGTTCTGCTCAACTTCGTTCTCAATATCCGTGCGGAAAATCGCGGCGGTTAACAGCAGGCGCTTATCCAGCACCTCCCATTTGGTGCCGATCTCGCTGGTTTTCGCTTTCTGCGGTTTGAAATCGGTACGGTTCGCACTGTTACCGCTGCCGCCCTGGGCAAGGGCAAAGTTGCTGCCGCCTGGCGGTTGCTGAGAAACGGCATAGTTGATGTACACGTTACCATTATCGGTCAGGTGATACAGCGCACCCGCTTTCCAGTTAACCAGATTGCCTGATTTGGCTGTATCCACAGTGGTGACCGGGGAACCTTTGACCACACCTGTCGGGCACGCGACAGCGCCACGCCCGGAGGCGCCGCAAGCGGTGGCGCTGTCATATTCAGTGCGGTAATTGTCGAGGCGAATACCACCGTTTAGCTCAAACTCACGGGTAACTTGTAGCGTATCAAAAGCGTATATACCGAAGGTATCGGTTTGTCCGTTAGCGTTGGCGCCGTTACGCGACAATCCGCCGATATTCACATTGCTGTCGGGATGATAGATATTCACCGGTGGTGGGGTGATCGGCGCCACGCCATAATTGGTTTGCGTTTCGCGCGTTAGCTCCACGCCGGTACTGATGTCGTGACCGATGGATCCCGTGTAAAACTTTGAGGTCAGATTAGTCTGGTTGGTGAGGATTTTATTGCTGACATCTTTGGTATTTGCCAGGCGTGACCAGGTCCAGGTATCGACACTACTGGTTGGTTGAGTGATGTTAGACGCGCCGCCCATCACCGCCGTCATCAGATAATCTTGTTTAATACGCGACCAGCGGGTGGTGTTGCGAATAGTGGTGCTGTCGTTCAGGTCATGTTCAAAACGCATCGTTGCGGTATCGGTCGTCGAATCGTCGTAATCCGAGTTGGTGCCGTAGAAGTTATGCGTATCTACTTTTCCTGAATGATTCAGTGCAGAAGTCCCCGCGGATGGTGCGGAATACCCCGGCAGGCCAATGGTAGGGATACCGCCATCCGGCGTGTTGTGCTGGGTGACATGAAGATAGTTCAGGTACAGTCGGTTCTCAGTCCCTAAGCCAAAAGCGAGAGAGGGGGCCACACCATAACGTTCATTCTTAACATTATCGCGACCCGCATCATGGGTTTTTTCACCCATCAGGTTTAAACGTGCGGCGGTGGTCTCGCCGATGACCTGGTTAATGTCCAGCGTACCACGACGGAACCAGGCGCTACCGACGCTGGCTGACGCATCGATCCCGGAATCGGTGCGCGGCTGTTTGCTGATCATATTGATGGAACCCGTCGGCGCGCTACGTCCATAGTCGGTACCGGAAGGACCTTTGATCACTTCCACCTGTTCTGTATTGAAGGTGTCGCGCGTGACGCTGCCAATATCACGAACACCGTCGATATAAATACTGTTCGAGGTATCCGCACCACGCATGTAAACCGCGTCGCCTGTGCTGGAGTTTCCGTTCTCACCGGCAAAAAATGCGCCAACGCCCGGTACGTTTTTCAGCGCATCGGTCAGATTTGTTGCGCCTTGATCCTTAATCACCTGCTCAGAAATCACCGTCATGGTGCGGGTGGTATCCGCTACCGGGCGGGAGAATTTAGGATCGGCAGACTGCGTTGGGGCGTACAGCGAAGGTTTGGCCGCTTCAACAACCAGAGTGTCTTCTTGTTTTTTATCCTGATTGCCCGCGGCGACAGCCTGAGCTACCGGGGACAGACCAATGCACAGACCGGCAAAAAAAGTCAGTGAGTGAAAACTACTGGACGGCAAGTTGCGATTTTTATCCATGTTAATGAGTGACTTATTATTGTTTGAGTAAACGGTTTCACTCGCGCGAAGGGACATCTCTATGGATGTTATACCCTGCAGGCCTCGCGGAAGTGGACTTGTAATTGATAATGATTTTGATAAGCATTACTAATCAGTGCGACGTTTTAGCATTCATCACTTCAAAAATAAATACATTTGTTTACATTGGATTCAAAATTACTACACGGTGATTACAATTCGCACCGGGAATGACGTGAATTGCGGACAGCTAACTGCATTCGGGATGAATGCAGTTGGGCTAAGGTGAGGGGGTTACTTATAGATAGTTGCGGTGCCGTACATCTGGTTTTTACCGCCCGCAGAATTGACGACAAAGCCTTTGGCGCCTTGCTCTTTCGCTTTCTCAGCCAGCTTGTCTTCGAGATCGCTCAGGTTAGAGGCGCCGGTAGCGAAAACTGTGCCGGAAGCCTGTAGCTGACCGGTAGCAGGGCTGGTGTAGGGCTGTGCAGCAAAGGACGCAAATGTCATGCCGGTCAGGACGGTAGCGGCAAGTAATGTGAGGCATTTCTTCATAGTGATATCCTCTGAAAAACAACAGGTGTGCCTGATAAGTTTAGGTCGTCAGCACAGGACATTTACCGCAAAAAACTGGTGAAGACCTGTCTGTTTTTTGAACAAATGGCAAGGCATTAAACAGGCGTGAAAAATCAAATTTCCTTGTTGCATGTGTTTACCGCGTGGCGTTATGCGGGTATCTTACGCCGCTGTTAAAAGGAGAATGCTATGTCCGCCCAGAAACCGGGATTACACCCACGCAACCGCCACAACGGCCGTTATGATCTTGCGACTTTATGCCAGGTTACGCCCGAGCTGACGCAATTTCTCACCCTCACGCCCGGCGGCGAGCAGAGTGTTGATTTCGCGAATCCGCAGGCAGTGAAGGCGCTCAATAAAGCACTGCTGGCGCATTTTTATGCGGTGAAACACTGGGATATTCCAGACGGTTTTCTGTGCCCGCCGGTTCCTGGTCGTGCAGACTATATCCACCATTTGGCCGATCTGTTAGGTGAAACCAATGGAACCATTCCGGCAAATGCGAGCGTACTGGACGTGGGAGTAGGGGCCAACTGTATTTATCCGCTGATCGGCGTGCATGAATACGGCTGGCGATTCACCGGGAGTGAGACCAGCAACGAAGCGTTTAACAGCGCTCAGGCGATCGTAAATGCCAATCCGGGGTTAACCCGTGCTATTCGCCTGCGTCGCCAGAAAGATGTTACGGCAATCTTCAACGGTATCATTCACAAAAATGAGCAGTATGAAGCCACATTGTGTAACCCGCCATTCCATGATTCTGCGGCCTCAGCCCGCGCCGGAAGCGAGCGCAAGCGCCGTAACCTGGGCCAGGATAAAGATGATGCGCTGAACTTTGGTGGACAGCAGCAGGAGCTGTGGTGTGAAGGCGGCGAAGTGGCGTTCATCAAAAAAATGATCGCCGAAAGCCAGGCCTTTGGACGTCAGGTGATGTGGTT
It encodes:
- the ybiB gene encoding DNA-binding protein YbiB, yielding MDYRKIIKEIGRGKNHARDLDKDTARGLYTHMMNGDVPDLEMGGVLIALRIKGEGEAEMLGFYEAMQNHTIRLTPPVAKPMPIVIPSYNGARKQANLTPLLAILLHKLGFPVVVHGVSEDPTRVLTETIFELMGIAPTLHAGQAQAKLDGHEPVFIPVSALCPPLEKQLAMRWRMGVRNSAHTLAKLATPFAEDAALRLSSVSHPEYVSRVAKFFGDIGGRGLLMHGTEGEVYANPQRCPQISLIDSSGVRVLQDRQSEMPDEPVPLPVAKDPETTARWIERCLAGSEPVPASLKIQMACCLVATGESASLAEGLARVEQSF
- a CDS encoding malate/lactate/ureidoglycolate dehydrogenase, with product MNSGHRFHVPTLHAFIQAVFHQMGSNEQEARLVADHLIASNLAGHDSHGIGMIPSYIRSFSQGYLQINRHAKVVKDAGAVITFDGDCAFGQVAAHEAITHGIEKARQYGIAAVALHNSHHIGRIGYWAEQCAAAGFVSVHFVNVVGIPMVAPFHGRDSRFGTNPFCVVFPRKNTFPLLLDYATSAIAFGKTRVAWHKGEPVAPGCLIDANGVPTTDPAVMQVSPLGSLLTFAQHKGYALAAMCEIMGGALSGGKTTHEESLQTSADAIINCMTTIIINPQLFGAPDCDNQVAAFAEWVKASPHAEGAPILLPGEWEVNTREERLAQGIPLDAGSWKAICEAALQIGMPDVVLQEFRQRLEH
- the ybiJ gene encoding DUF1471 family protein YbiJ, whose product is MKNIKFAVAAIALSTLSFGVFAAEPVSSTQAQNMNKIGVVSADGATTLDGLEAKLAEKANAAGATGYSITSAIGKDKMSGTAVIYK
- a CDS encoding DksA/TraR family C4-type zinc finger protein, whose translation is MASGWANDDAVNKQINNTIEDAVARARGELPTGESLYECEECGNPIPQARREAVPGVRLCITCQQDKDSHSAAFSGYNRRGSKDSQLR
- the ybiX gene encoding PKHD-type hydroxylase YbiX encodes the protein MMYHIPGVLTAQDVAWFREQLDAADWVDGRATTGAQGAQVKNNQQVDTQSARYGVLQQAVQTAVNSSALFFAAALPKTLSTPLFNRYQDNETYGFHVDGAVRSHPENGWMRTDLSATLFLSNPDDYEGGELLVNDTYGQHAVKLPAGDLVLYPSSSLHCVTPVTQGVRVASFMWIQSMIRDDKNRAMLFELDKNIQSLKTRHGESSEILSLLNLYHNLLREWSEI
- a CDS encoding catecholate siderophore receptor Fiu; protein product: MDKNRNLPSSSFHSLTFFAGLCIGLSPVAQAVAAGNQDKKQEDTLVVEAAKPSLYAPTQSADPKFSRPVADTTRTMTVISEQVIKDQGATNLTDALKNVPGVGAFFAGENGNSSTGDAVYMRGADTSNSIYIDGVRDIGSVTRDTFNTEQVEVIKGPSGTDYGRSAPTGSINMISKQPRTDSGIDASASVGSAWFRRGTLDINQVIGETTAARLNLMGEKTHDAGRDNVKNERYGVAPSLAFGLGTENRLYLNYLHVTQHNTPDGGIPTIGLPGYSAPSAGTSALNHSGKVDTHNFYGTNSDYDDSTTDTATMRFEHDLNDSTTIRNTTRWSRIKQDYLMTAVMGGASNITQPTSSVDTWTWSRLANTKDVSNKILTNQTNLTSKFYTGSIGHDISTGVELTRETQTNYGVAPITPPPVNIYHPDSNVNIGGLSRNGANANGQTDTFGIYAFDTLQVTREFELNGGIRLDNYRTEYDSATACGASGRGAVACPTGVVKGSPVTTVDTAKSGNLVNWKAGALYHLTDNGNVYINYAVSQQPPGGSNFALAQGGSGNSANRTDFKPQKAKTSEIGTKWEVLDKRLLLTAAIFRTDIENEVEQNDDGTYSQYGEKRVEGYELSVAGNITPAWQVIGGYTQQRATIHNGKNVAQDGSSSLPYTPEHAFTLWNQYQATDDISVGAGARYVGSMHRGSDGAVGTPSYTEGYWVADAKLGYRVNRNLDFQLNVYNLFDTDYVSSINKSGYRYHPGEPRTFLLTANMHF
- the mcbA gene encoding DUF1471 family periplasmic protein McbA; protein product: MKKCLTLLAATVLTGMTFASFAAQPYTSPATGQLQASGTVFATGASNLSDLEDKLAEKAKEQGAKGFVVNSAGGKNQMYGTATIYK
- the rlmF gene encoding 23S rRNA (adenine(1618)-N(6))-methyltransferase RlmF produces the protein MSAQKPGLHPRNRHNGRYDLATLCQVTPELTQFLTLTPGGEQSVDFANPQAVKALNKALLAHFYAVKHWDIPDGFLCPPVPGRADYIHHLADLLGETNGTIPANASVLDVGVGANCIYPLIGVHEYGWRFTGSETSNEAFNSAQAIVNANPGLTRAIRLRRQKDVTAIFNGIIHKNEQYEATLCNPPFHDSAASARAGSERKRRNLGQDKDDALNFGGQQQELWCEGGEVAFIKKMIAESQAFGRQVMWFTTLVSRGENLPPLYHALTDAGAVKVVKKEMAQGQKQSRFIAWTFMDNDQRRRFMARKR